Proteins encoded together in one Lycium ferocissimum isolate CSIRO_LF1 unplaced genomic scaffold, AGI_CSIRO_Lferr_CH_V1 ctg5732, whole genome shotgun sequence window:
- the LOC132044985 gene encoding kirola-like yields the protein MGLKGKLVSQIEMKCAGHLLHEHFKSNPHKTSTMSPNKVTNFALHEGQLGHTGSVVSWKFILGGKERHAKQVLHIDDSKKSITFNFVEGYMNELYKSMTVTLTADGNWMTWTIVYEKLNENIPEPIDLLELTIGLLKDLEPHHVGK from the exons ATGGGTCTTAAAGGCAAGTTGGTCTCTCAAATAGAGATGAAGTGTGCTGGGCATTTGCTTCATGAGCACTTCAAATCAAATCCACACAAAACATCAACCATGTCTCCTAATAAGGTAACAAATTTTGCGTTACATGAAGGTCAGTTGGGTCATACTGGCTCAGTTGTTAGTTGGAAATTTATTCTTG GAGGAAAAGAGAGGCATGCCAAGCAAGTCCTTCACATAGATGACTCAAAAAAGTCAATCACCTTCAATTTTGTTGAAGGATATATGAATGAATTATACAAGTCCATGACAGTTACATTGACTGCAGACGGAAACTGGATGACTTGGACTATTGTGTATGAGAAATTGAATGAAAACATTCCAGAGCCCATTGATCTTCTGGAACTTACTATTGGTCTCCTCAAAGATCTTGAGCCTCACCATGTTGGTAAATAG